The sequence GCCGGTAACTCTTTCCTTCAAATTTCAGCAGATGACCGCGGTGCAACAGACGGTCCAGAATGGCCGAAGCTGCAGCATTGTCGCCGAGAAGCTTTCCCCAGTCCTCAATCGGCCGGTTTGAAGTGATCATCGTGCTTTTTCGGTGGCGATAACGCTCCAGAATCACATCCAGCAGATCATCAGCGGCGGC is a genomic window of Syntrophus gentianae containing:
- a CDS encoding ATP-binding protein — encoded protein: AAADDLLDVILERYRHRKSTMITSNRPIEDWGKLLGDNAAASAILDRLLHRGHLLKFEGKSYRLKEASKRLALEKKNN